The Prochlorococcus marinus XMU1408 genomic sequence TAACTTGGTAGTATATCTTTCGTAAAATTGACCATATCTAATTTAAAGTAGCTATCTAATCTTTGCATAGCTACTTGAAGGTCATTATCAAGCAGGGAAAATAGTGTGTCTGTTGAAAGATTATATGTTGAATAATGTGAGAAAGAATGAAAAGGATCCATACGAGCAGGCCATGGATACTTCAAAGGTTTTAATTCTTTTACATGAGTCTCTCTGATATCTCTTAAACGCAACCAAAGCGATTCATATTTGGAAATTATCACTCTCCAATCATATGAATCTATTGCACGTTTTCTACCTGCCTTACCCATTTGACGTATTAAATCAGGTGAATCAAATAATTTGATAAATGCATTAGTAGCCTCTTTTACATCAACGGCAACTAAAGAAGAGGTTTTCCCACAATACATATCGTAAGTATCCAGTCCTAATGCATGGCGATATGATAAATCATTTCCCAAGCCAGCTGAAGGCATAGTTGTAGGAATACGAAAACCATCTATTCCATCTCGCACTGTATCTTTATAGCCATCCCAATCAGAAACCACAACAGGAAGCCCTGCAGCCATGGCCTCAATAGGAGTAATACCAAAAGTCTCCTGAATATTGTCGGAAAAAGAGCAGAAAATATCTGCACTCGCCCAAGCTAAATCTCTATTACTTTTATTCCGACCATCTAAATTTAAAACAGATATATTAGGACAACTCGTTTTAGCTGCTTCAACAAAAGCTTTCGCAATGTATTCATTTGCATGCCATCCACATTCAACAAGGACAACATTTTTATTTGTAGCTTGAACTGCGGCTTCTAACGCTTGATACATCACCAAAGGATGGGCCTTAGCATGAAAAGACAATCGCCCCATAAAGAGAACAACAATTGCATCGGATGATATTTGAAGTTCTTTGCGAGCAGAATCTTTTTGAAAAGGAGTAAATACGAAATCATCTGTGTGAATACCAAGAGGTATAACTGGTAGTTGAGGTAAAACAAATGTTGTAATTCCAAGTCTATTCCTAAGAAAATCAACCTGTGCTTGTAAGATATTTTCCACATTTGCTTTAGATGCATTACTAGTACAAATAAGACAATCCCAAGGGTAAATTGGACTTGAAATTAAATCAACAATCGCATCCATTGCTCTGATTGAAGATGTCGTATGTGTTATTCCACAAAGGCTCCATGATCCATGTCGTTCAAGTGAAGCACGTCTAAAAGAATATTTAGAAATATCAGGACCTGGATAGAAGACTAAGCCAGATTCAGAGAGTGCGTTAAGAGAATTATTGAAAATAGCTTTAACGGGTTCAGACCTTCCGAAAGAAAGTACTTTTTCTAAATATTCTTTTGCATACTTAGGATCATCTACAAGAACCCAAAATTCATCAGTATTACTATGAGTTAAATATCCACGAAGAAATGATTCGCCAGCTGCATTTCTCCCCATTAATTTTGAACCAGAGGTGCTGTAGGCTTCAGGATGATAAAAAATTGTTGAAATCATCTATGTTATTAAAAAATAAAAGAATTAAGTCTCAACAAAAATAAGAAAAAATAAAAATAGTTAAAAAAAAAGCCACTATGTAGTGGCTTTTAAAAAAATTACCCCCTCCAAAGGAGGGGGAGGTTAACTAAATAGTTATGCTCTAAATGTAGTCAAGTTAGCACTAACGATTGATGTCGCATCAGTAACACCGGTGAAGGTAGCTATATCAGCAACAACCCAGTCAGTTAGGACTGCGTTTCCACCACCACCAGCTGTAGTTGCAATAGCAGCTGTAGTGTTTGTTCCATCATCATAGAAAACAAGGATACCGTCACCAGCAATAAAGGTAGCTGCAACAGTTAAGTTTGATCTCATATCTGCTTGTAACTCTGAAGCACTTGAATAGTTACACTGGAATGCAGCAGAAGTAACGTTTGTATCAGCACTATCAAGGTCAACAGCAGCAGTAGCGTTAACACTCAAGATGACTCCAGTAGCTGCTGCAACAGTAGTTGCATCAAGTTCTACAAAGTCAGTGACAGCTGTCAAACCCTCGATATCAGAGATATCAAATGCAACTAGGTCAGTCTGTGATGCATCAAAGTCAGTAATCTCGTCATTATTAGAGGCGGTAGCGTACAGCCTAAATGTGTCTGCACCAGCACCACCAGTGACTGAGTCTTTTCCACCACCCGCGGAGATCACATCAGCTCCAGCACCACCAAGGATTGTATCTGCACCATTACCACCAGTAAGTGTATCTGCTCCATCACCACCAGTGATCGAGTCGCTACCACCATCACCAGTAAGTGTATCTGCAGCACCACCACCAGTAATGGTGTCTCCACCAGCACCACCAGATAGTGTGTTAGCTGCTGTAGTCGAACCAGTAAAGGTTAGTCCCAAAGTTGCATTATCTGCATCGATACTAACTGTTCCAGTGTTAGTAGAAGCGTTAATAGTTGTTAGAACTGCGGTTGCCTGAGACTGTATAGCGTTCGTTATTGTGAAATTCGATCCACCAGTGATGTTCAATGTCACAAGATCTTCAGCGTGAAGATCAGTAATAACAAAGGCTAGAGCTGAATCAATAGCACCATCATCGATCGTCAATGTTTCTTCGTCGTCAACGATCAAAGAAATAATACTTGTAGCTGCATCAGTATGAGCTTGAACGGTAAGAGTGTTAGAAGAGTTATCTAACAAACGATCAAAGGTAGTTGTATCAGATGCACCCTGGTCTCGGACGGAAAACTCAGTAACTGTATTACTAGCATTGGTAATGCTAACGGTACCAGCATGATTCATTTCAATTCTGGTGAAACCAGAGTTGTTAGTAAACTGAACCATGTCCTGAGAAAGCTCAGAATCAACTCTTAGTGTTTCAAATCCTGTAACGCCTTCAGAGGATGTAGCAGTAGCCGCTGAATCTATCGCCAAAATGTCGGTTCCGGCTCCACCTTTAACTGTGTCACCAGAGGACAATGTGGCGTCCATGTTAACTGTGTCGTTACCTGAACCTGCATCAAGATTTACAGAGGTACCCTGAACAGTAAACGAGTCATCACCAGCTCCACCATCGTAAATATCGTTACCTCCAGAACCGGTAATAGTGTCATTACCGTCACCACCGTAAATAGCGTCATTAGCTGTACCGCCAACTAGTGAGTCATTACCGTCTCCACCTTTGATTGTTGAAGCAAAGTTTCCAACTATAATTGTATCTTCTCCAGAAGATCCAGTAATACTTGCTGTACCTGAAGTTCCCTGAGCAGTTACAGAGATAACTAAGGTGTCTGTACCTGTATCCTGCGCTGTCAAGCCTGAAGCATCAACAGTCATCAGACCTGTTGCAGT encodes the following:
- a CDS encoding glycosyltransferase family 4 protein codes for the protein MISTIFYHPEAYSTSGSKLMGRNAAGESFLRGYLTHSNTDEFWVLVDDPKYAKEYLEKVLSFGRSEPVKAIFNNSLNALSESGLVFYPGPDISKYSFRRASLERHGSWSLCGITHTTSSIRAMDAIVDLISSPIYPWDCLICTSNASKANVENILQAQVDFLRNRLGITTFVLPQLPVIPLGIHTDDFVFTPFQKDSARKELQISSDAIVVLFMGRLSFHAKAHPLVMYQALEAAVQATNKNVVLVECGWHANEYIAKAFVEAAKTSCPNISVLNLDGRNKSNRDLAWASADIFCSFSDNIQETFGITPIEAMAAGLPVVVSDWDGYKDTVRDGIDGFRIPTTMPSAGLGNDLSYRHALGLDTYDMYCGKTSSLVAVDVKEATNAFIKLFDSPDLIRQMGKAGRKRAIDSYDWRVIISKYESLWLRLRDIRETHVKELKPLKYPWPARMDPFHSFSHYSTYNLSTDTLFSLLDNDLQVAMQRLDSYFKLDMVNFTKDILPSYDEIYQILKAVESAPQSALEIISRFPEKRQSFIFRSLTWFLKIGILMKLDQPNNFGNVVEDKLI